Proteins encoded together in one Marinithermus hydrothermalis DSM 14884 window:
- a CDS encoding sensor histidine kinase: protein MRIAARLVLAFVLVAVFAAGLSSFILHRSFQARVNRFLEREVPRLALGAPPSPPPPLLRAQQRLLLELRAATWQATLIALAVALGTGGYLAWRFARPIEALTRATRRYAAGARAVRVRADGPGELAELARAFNALADRLAAEEAQTRRLVADIAHELRTPLTVLKSELEALADGLLSPDPETLERLVEEVDLLARLVGDLRLLSLAEAGGLELAREDVPLRDLVRRVAEGFAPRAAAKGVRLVVTAAPVTVHADPGRLRQVLLNLLDNALRHTPAGGCIAVGVHAEGAAVLEVADTGPGIPEAHRPHVFERFYRPDPARSRAFGGSGIGLAIVKALVEAHGGRVEAMNRPEGGAVFRVRLPISGSPPRPGGRT, encoded by the coding sequence ATGAGGATCGCCGCGCGGTTGGTCCTGGCCTTCGTGCTGGTGGCGGTGTTCGCCGCGGGTCTTTCCAGCTTCATCCTGCACCGCTCCTTCCAGGCGCGCGTCAACCGCTTCCTCGAGCGGGAGGTGCCGCGCCTGGCGCTCGGCGCGCCCCCCTCCCCGCCCCCGCCGCTGCTGCGCGCGCAGCAGCGGCTGCTCCTCGAGCTCCGGGCCGCTACCTGGCAGGCCACGCTGATCGCCCTCGCGGTGGCCCTCGGCACCGGGGGGTACCTGGCGTGGCGGTTCGCGCGCCCCATCGAGGCCCTCACGCGCGCCACCCGGAGGTACGCGGCGGGCGCGCGCGCGGTGCGGGTGCGGGCGGACGGACCTGGCGAGCTCGCCGAGCTCGCCCGGGCCTTCAACGCCCTCGCGGACCGGCTCGCCGCCGAGGAGGCGCAGACGCGGCGGCTGGTGGCGGACATCGCCCATGAGCTACGCACCCCGCTTACCGTGTTGAAAAGCGAACTGGAAGCCCTGGCCGACGGCCTGCTCTCCCCCGACCCCGAGACCCTCGAGCGGTTGGTGGAGGAGGTGGACCTCCTCGCCCGGCTCGTGGGAGACCTGCGCCTGTTATCCCTCGCGGAGGCCGGGGGGCTCGAGCTCGCCCGGGAGGACGTTCCCCTTCGGGACCTCGTCCGGCGCGTCGCGGAGGGTTTTGCTCCGCGCGCCGCGGCCAAAGGGGTGCGGCTTGTGGTGACGGCCGCGCCCGTCACGGTGCACGCGGACCCGGGCCGGCTGCGGCAGGTGCTCTTGAACCTCCTGGACAACGCCCTGCGCCACACGCCCGCCGGAGGGTGCATCGCGGTGGGGGTGCACGCCGAGGGGGCGGCGGTGCTCGAGGTGGCCGACACCGGTCCCGGCATCCCCGAAGCGCACCGGCCGCACGTGTTCGAACGGTTCTACCGGCCGGACCCCGCACGCAGCCGGGCCTTTGGAGGCTCGGGGATTGGCCTGGCGATCGTAAAGGCGCTCGTCGAGGCGCACGGGGGCCGGGTGGAGGCCATGAACCGCCCCGAGGGTGGGGCGGTCTTCCGGGTGCGCCTCCCTATTTCCGGATCACCTCCGCGTCCAGGGGGAAGGACTTGA
- a CDS encoding response regulator transcription factor produces the protein MEPALILIVEDEPRLAEVLERYLRREGFRTERATDGRRALELWRATRPDLILLDLMVPGPDGLEITRTLRKTSDVPIIMVTARAEETDRLVGLELGADDYVTKPFSPREVVARVKAVLRRAKGRVRAPERYTVGRLEVDLEAFEARCAGQPLPLSPAQLRLLAALAREAGRAVPRAELLAQLGDGDADARTVDAHVKNLRRRLGPCGAQIETVRGVGYRLRP, from the coding sequence ATGGAGCCGGCGCTGATCCTGATCGTGGAGGACGAACCGCGCCTCGCGGAGGTTCTGGAGCGGTACCTGCGCCGCGAAGGGTTCCGCACCGAGCGCGCCACGGACGGGCGGCGCGCGCTCGAGCTTTGGCGTGCCACCCGCCCGGACCTGATCCTGCTCGACCTCATGGTCCCCGGTCCGGACGGCCTCGAAATCACCCGCACCCTCCGCAAGACCTCCGACGTACCCATCATCATGGTGACCGCCCGCGCTGAGGAAACGGACCGGCTGGTGGGCCTCGAACTGGGCGCGGATGATTACGTGACGAAGCCCTTCAGCCCGCGCGAGGTCGTGGCGCGCGTCAAGGCGGTCCTACGCCGCGCCAAGGGGCGCGTACGCGCACCCGAGCGCTACACCGTGGGGCGGCTCGAGGTGGACCTGGAAGCCTTCGAAGCGCGGTGCGCCGGTCAGCCTCTCCCTCTCTCCCCCGCCCAGCTGCGCCTTTTGGCCGCGCTCGCCCGGGAGGCCGGGCGGGCCGTGCCCCGCGCGGAGTTGTTAGCCCAGCTCGGGGACGGGGACGCGGACGCGCGCACCGTGGACGCGCACGTGAAGAACCTGCGCCGCCGCTTGGGGCCGTGCGGCGCGCAGATCGAAACGGTACGCGGGGTGGGGTACCGGTTGCGCCCATGA
- a CDS encoding bifunctional diguanylate cyclase/phosphodiesterase, with product MEPILALPALLQLAAAVLALRYALQHQARGGWYLLALAIALLTLYQAGGLYSGLPPRPLALLGTAAALALTASTFLLEHAQRSETAREHAALNAVEDLVLHTDRDGRVDYLNAAAEHLLGRSNARNLTLEALLAPQNPALLREAFQHALQGKTVQLSDLLCQDRYGTPLWLELTLRPLTDRHRAVCGVRVTGRNTTFHKRVETVLRQYDRLLREAAGAAHLLLSGRDLDWALNKVLATLGTALEVHRVYLYENRSRAETGLEAVPRLEWARAPASQPSDPLGNPLRYADPPFARWYAHLASGQAISSAVRTLPEAERAALEAQGVRSLLVVPIFVQERFWGFIGFEDHETERAWPESERSVLHALAASIGAALERHQRERELRLQRSLLAHIHEATAEGILAAAPSWEVLFYNRRFLEMWKLDEPVLHAAPPTLPRTLAQKTVAPDRTLHGLLRLHEHPQAVVQATLTLRDGRILEVHSAPLKGGGTPAGGRVWFFRDVTRQKRLEEALRRSKQRFRALVQHSSDITYVLDARGQVRYVSPSVQELLGHPPRKLTGRPFIELIHEADRGEADQALERVLQHPGKLLIHEFRARHGDGTYRWLEVRGKNLLHDSSVRGIVINARDVTQRKRYEAQVEQLAYYDPLTQLANRRFLQERAQQAITHARRYGESLALLYLDLDRFKQVNDSLGHEAGDELLAQVAARLRRFVRESDTLARLGGDEFVLLLTEAGQEEASRSAERLVKALRQPFSVRGHTVSVEVSIGIALYPQDGSTFETLMRRADAAMYRAKNEHRGFQFYAPDPAHPPQTPAELEVELRRALQEGGLVLHYQPVRAVEDQRLVGREALLRWWHPQHGELRPAHFLPLAKQAGLGRELDRWVLQQAVRQSSAWPASQWVAVNLSTPSLCDPEFPRYLEGLLETHALPPQRLLLEVTEDQALHEAGDALQALQSLGVRLALDDFGKGRAALEGLQGLAVDLLKIDREFIQGLPHHPKDASLSRALITLAHHLGARALAEGVETPAQLEWLRAAGCDLVQGYLTGRPEPLATSTRPEA from the coding sequence ATGGAACCGATTCTTGCCTTACCCGCACTGCTTCAACTGGCGGCCGCGGTGCTGGCCCTGCGGTACGCCCTGCAGCACCAGGCGCGCGGCGGCTGGTACCTCCTGGCCCTCGCGATCGCCCTTTTAACCTTGTACCAGGCGGGCGGCCTGTACTCCGGCCTGCCCCCCCGCCCCCTCGCTCTGCTGGGCACCGCAGCCGCCCTCGCCCTCACGGCGAGCACCTTTCTCCTGGAGCACGCGCAGCGCAGCGAAACCGCCCGGGAACACGCCGCGCTCAACGCGGTTGAGGACCTGGTGCTCCACACCGACCGCGACGGACGGGTCGACTACCTCAACGCCGCCGCCGAACACCTCCTCGGCCGCTCCAACGCCCGAAACCTCACCCTCGAGGCGCTGCTCGCCCCCCAAAACCCCGCCCTCCTCCGGGAAGCCTTCCAGCACGCCCTTCAAGGCAAGACGGTGCAACTGTCCGACCTCCTCTGCCAAGACCGGTACGGTACCCCCCTCTGGCTCGAGCTCACGCTGCGCCCCTTGACGGACCGCCACCGCGCGGTGTGCGGCGTGCGCGTCACCGGGCGCAACACCACCTTCCACAAGCGCGTCGAGACCGTCCTCCGTCAGTACGACCGCCTCCTGCGGGAGGCGGCTGGCGCAGCGCACCTCCTCCTCTCTGGAAGGGATCTGGACTGGGCGCTCAACAAGGTGCTCGCCACGCTCGGAACCGCCCTGGAGGTCCACCGCGTCTACCTCTACGAGAACCGCTCCCGTGCCGAGACGGGACTGGAAGCGGTGCCGCGCCTCGAGTGGGCGCGCGCGCCGGCCTCGCAGCCGAGCGATCCCCTCGGGAACCCCCTCCGTTACGCCGATCCTCCCTTCGCGCGCTGGTACGCTCACCTCGCCTCCGGCCAGGCCATCAGCAGCGCGGTGCGCACCCTTCCCGAGGCGGAACGCGCTGCGCTCGAGGCCCAGGGTGTGCGTTCCCTCCTCGTGGTGCCGATCTTCGTGCAAGAGCGGTTCTGGGGGTTCATCGGCTTCGAGGACCACGAGACGGAACGCGCCTGGCCTGAAAGCGAACGCTCCGTGCTCCACGCCCTTGCCGCCAGTATCGGCGCGGCCCTCGAGCGCCATCAACGCGAGCGTGAGCTGCGCCTTCAGCGTTCGTTGCTGGCGCACATTCACGAGGCCACCGCTGAGGGCATCCTTGCGGCGGCCCCCTCGTGGGAGGTGCTGTTTTACAACCGGCGCTTCCTCGAGATGTGGAAGCTCGACGAACCGGTGCTCCACGCTGCCCCCCCCACCCTCCCGCGCACCCTCGCGCAAAAAACCGTCGCCCCGGACCGAACGCTTCACGGCCTGCTGCGCCTACACGAGCACCCCCAGGCGGTGGTGCAGGCAACGCTCACGCTTCGCGACGGGCGGATCCTCGAGGTGCACAGCGCCCCCCTCAAAGGCGGGGGTACCCCGGCGGGAGGGCGGGTCTGGTTCTTTCGCGACGTCACCCGGCAAAAACGCCTGGAAGAAGCCCTACGCCGCAGCAAGCAGCGGTTTCGTGCTCTCGTGCAGCACAGCTCGGACATCACCTACGTGCTGGACGCCCGCGGGCAGGTGCGGTACGTGAGCCCCTCGGTCCAGGAGCTCCTGGGCCACCCCCCGCGGAAACTCACCGGCCGGCCCTTCATCGAGCTGATCCACGAAGCGGACCGCGGTGAAGCGGACCAGGCCCTCGAGCGGGTCCTCCAACACCCCGGTAAGCTGCTCATCCACGAGTTCCGCGCACGGCACGGGGACGGCACGTACCGCTGGCTCGAGGTTCGCGGCAAGAACCTGCTGCACGACTCTAGCGTGCGCGGCATCGTGATCAACGCGCGGGACGTAACCCAGCGGAAGCGTTACGAGGCGCAGGTCGAGCAGCTGGCCTACTACGACCCCCTGACCCAGCTCGCGAACCGCCGCTTCCTCCAGGAGCGCGCGCAGCAGGCCATCACCCACGCCCGGCGGTACGGCGAGTCCCTGGCCTTGCTGTACCTGGACCTGGACCGCTTCAAGCAGGTGAACGACTCCCTAGGACACGAGGCCGGGGACGAGCTGCTCGCCCAGGTCGCCGCCCGGCTGCGCCGCTTCGTGCGGGAAAGCGACACCCTCGCCCGCCTCGGCGGGGACGAGTTCGTCCTCCTCCTCACCGAGGCCGGCCAGGAAGAGGCCAGCCGGTCCGCTGAACGGCTTGTCAAGGCGCTGCGTCAGCCGTTTAGCGTTCGGGGGCATACCGTAAGCGTCGAGGTCAGCATCGGCATCGCCCTCTACCCTCAGGACGGCAGCACCTTCGAAACCTTGATGCGCCGCGCCGACGCCGCCATGTACCGCGCGAAGAACGAGCACCGCGGGTTTCAGTTCTACGCCCCCGATCCGGCCCACCCCCCCCAAACCCCCGCCGAACTCGAGGTCGAGCTGCGCCGAGCCCTCCAGGAGGGGGGACTCGTCCTGCACTACCAGCCTGTGCGGGCAGTGGAGGACCAGCGCCTGGTCGGGCGGGAAGCTCTCCTTCGCTGGTGGCACCCCCAGCACGGCGAGCTCCGTCCCGCGCACTTCCTCCCCCTGGCAAAGCAGGCGGGCTTGGGCCGCGAGCTCGACCGCTGGGTCCTCCAACAAGCCGTGCGCCAGTCCAGCGCCTGGCCCGCCTCCCAGTGGGTCGCGGTCAACCTCTCGACCCCCTCGCTCTGCGACCCGGAGTTCCCGAGGTACCTCGAGGGCCTCCTCGAAACGCACGCCCTCCCCCCCCAGCGCCTGCTGCTGGAGGTCACCGAGGACCAAGCGCTCCACGAGGCGGGGGACGCCCTCCAGGCCCTCCAAAGCCTCGGGGTGCGGCTCGCCCTGGACGATTTCGGCAAGGGGCGCGCCGCCCTCGAGGGCCTGCAGGGCCTGGCCGTGGACCTCCTCAAGATCGATCGGGAGTTCATCCAGGGCCTGCCCCACCACCCCAAGGACGCGAGCCTCTCCCGAGCGCTCATCACTCTCGCGCATCACCTGGGCGCGCGGGCCCTAGCCGAAGGCGTGGAAACCCCTGCCCAGCTCGAGTGGTTGCGCGCCGCGGGGTGCGACCTCGTCCAAGGGTACCTCACCGGTCGCCCGGAACCCCTCGCCACCTCGACACGCCCCGAGGCCTAA
- the trmB gene encoding tRNA (guanosine(46)-N7)-methyltransferase TrmB, protein MLIRLSAVDLPTPPDRLFGREGPLVLEVGFGDGRFLAMLARAHPEWNLLGVEVSAASVARARKRLLKERVAHARLYLGHARFVVRNLIPPKSLHRVYVNFPDPWPKKRHQHKRLLQAPFFRLLSTRLADGGALLFTTDHEEYFTFALEEAKRTGLYRVEVGPPPPEALKTKYALKWQEQQKPIFHAAFHKAGEDAGAYPPIERYTEMPHALLEGTLPEIERFAKQVHAFEGGHVIVLEAYRDLEGPGLIFLARVEEADLVQEVLVEARPSAKGVFVGLKGFGAPLVTRGVKEAVRWVTAWLEARGLRARQRSY, encoded by the coding sequence ATGCTGATTCGCCTTTCGGCCGTAGATCTGCCCACACCGCCGGACCGCCTGTTCGGGCGGGAAGGCCCCTTGGTCCTCGAGGTGGGGTTCGGGGACGGGCGTTTTCTCGCGATGCTTGCCCGAGCGCATCCCGAGTGGAACCTGCTCGGGGTTGAGGTCTCCGCGGCCTCCGTGGCCCGCGCGCGCAAGCGGCTCCTCAAGGAGAGGGTCGCGCACGCCCGGCTGTACCTGGGGCACGCGCGGTTCGTGGTGCGGAACCTGATTCCGCCCAAGAGCCTCCACCGGGTGTACGTGAACTTCCCTGACCCCTGGCCCAAAAAACGCCACCAGCACAAGCGGCTCCTGCAAGCACCGTTTTTCCGGTTGCTCTCCACCCGCCTCGCGGACGGGGGGGCGCTGTTGTTTACCACCGACCACGAGGAATACTTCACGTTCGCCCTGGAGGAAGCAAAGCGCACGGGCCTCTACCGCGTGGAGGTAGGCCCCCCGCCCCCCGAGGCCCTAAAGACCAAGTACGCCCTGAAATGGCAGGAGCAGCAGAAACCGATCTTCCACGCCGCCTTCCACAAGGCGGGGGAGGACGCCGGAGCCTACCCCCCGATCGAGAGGTATACGGAGATGCCGCACGCGCTTTTAGAAGGAACCCTACCGGAGATCGAGCGCTTTGCGAAACAGGTGCACGCTTTCGAAGGCGGGCACGTGATCGTGCTCGAGGCCTACCGCGACCTGGAAGGTCCGGGCTTGATCTTCTTGGCCCGGGTGGAGGAGGCCGACCTGGTGCAGGAGGTTCTCGTCGAGGCCCGGCCGAGCGCCAAAGGGGTGTTCGTGGGGCTTAAGGGGTTCGGCGCACCGCTCGTCACCCGGGGGGTGAAGGAAGCCGTCCGCTGGGTGACGGCCTGGCTCGAGGCCCGGGGCTTGAGGGCGCGCCAGCGTTCGTACTGA
- a CDS encoding ABC transporter permease: MQQAQTTKGKRERWYQSKVFKRFRRNPLALVGASILVVYVLIAIFAPVITADRMGRACLRDLGLSRQEAVTELRNPLSGHFWKAIVAPPESCYTIPRAGYSPVPKPPSAKYPLGVSGGGYDILYGVVWGTRTAFYIGVLVTAISLGIGILVGGLAGFFGGRVDTLLMRFTDVIFAFPNLVLAMVIVSVMGRSLTNIMIAIALVGWPTYARILRGDILKTKALDFVDAAHALGAGPMRIFFKHVLPNSIGPLIIVASLDIGAVVLTAAALSFLGLGADVGYADWGQMINFARGWIQGPPGQPFAYWYVSFWPGLVIVLFVLGWNLLGDAVRDALDPRS; the protein is encoded by the coding sequence ATGCAGCAAGCACAAACCACTAAAGGAAAGCGTGAACGCTGGTACCAGTCCAAGGTCTTCAAGCGGTTCCGGCGCAACCCCTTGGCCCTCGTGGGGGCGAGCATCCTGGTCGTCTACGTCCTCATCGCCATCTTCGCGCCCGTGATCACCGCGGACCGGATGGGGCGCGCCTGCTTACGCGACCTAGGCTTGAGCCGACAGGAGGCGGTCACCGAGCTCCGGAACCCCCTGTCCGGCCACTTCTGGAAGGCGATCGTCGCGCCGCCCGAGTCGTGCTACACCATCCCCCGGGCGGGCTACTCCCCGGTGCCCAAGCCCCCCTCCGCCAAGTACCCCCTCGGCGTGTCCGGCGGCGGGTACGACATCCTTTACGGCGTGGTCTGGGGGACGCGCACCGCGTTCTACATCGGGGTGCTGGTCACCGCGATCAGCCTGGGGATCGGCATCCTCGTCGGAGGGCTCGCAGGCTTCTTCGGCGGGCGCGTGGACACCCTGCTCATGCGCTTCACCGACGTGATCTTCGCCTTCCCCAACCTGGTCCTCGCGATGGTCATCGTCTCCGTCATGGGCCGCAGCCTCACCAACATCATGATCGCGATCGCCCTCGTGGGCTGGCCCACCTACGCCCGCATCCTGCGCGGCGACATCCTCAAGACCAAAGCCCTCGACTTCGTGGACGCCGCCCACGCGCTCGGCGCCGGCCCCATGCGCATCTTCTTCAAGCACGTCCTTCCCAACTCGATCGGGCCCTTGATCATCGTGGCCAGCCTGGACATCGGCGCGGTAGTCCTCACCGCGGCCGCCCTCAGCTTCCTCGGCCTCGGCGCGGACGTCGGGTACGCCGACTGGGGCCAGATGATCAACTTCGCCCGCGGGTGGATCCAAGGCCCGCCCGGCCAGCCCTTCGCGTACTGGTACGTCTCCTTCTGGCCGGGCCTGGTAATCGTGCTCTTCGTCCTGGGGTGGAACCTCCTGGGCGACGCGGTGCGCGACGCGCTGGACCCGCGCAGCTAA
- a CDS encoding ABC transporter permease — translation MLGFLVRRLLQLPFVLFAVSLIIVGLLQLLTPAQRAAAFVRSEQQLQNIDQIIEQYNLDENFVVQYTTWLKQVLQGNLGFSTSSKEPVLTTIKKRLPVSAELALYAFFPIVGFGIWLGTLAAVNRDKLIDQLVRILAIMGWSLPTFVFGIWLLAWVYGGLGLFGIGRLSNEYLIELAAGGFTQYTGLMTLDALLNGRLDIFWDALMHLVMPVLTLTVVSGAQIMRVMRSSLLDELGKDYVRTARAKGLSERVVNLKHARRNALIPVITLAGLMFAFLLNGVVVTETIFNYPGIGQWAAQAAVQLDVPAVLGFAMLTAVIVVLANILVDILYAVVDPRIRYD, via the coding sequence GTGCTAGGATTTCTGGTTCGCCGGTTGCTGCAACTGCCCTTCGTTCTCTTCGCGGTCTCCTTGATCATCGTGGGGTTGTTGCAGCTCCTCACGCCTGCCCAGCGGGCCGCTGCGTTTGTGCGTTCAGAACAGCAGCTACAAAACATCGATCAGATAATCGAGCAGTACAACCTAGACGAAAACTTCGTCGTCCAGTACACGACCTGGCTCAAGCAGGTGCTCCAGGGCAACCTGGGCTTCTCCACCTCCTCCAAGGAGCCGGTACTCACCACCATCAAAAAACGCCTCCCGGTGAGTGCCGAGCTGGCCCTGTACGCCTTCTTCCCCATCGTGGGGTTCGGCATCTGGCTCGGCACGCTCGCCGCGGTGAACCGGGACAAGCTGATTGACCAGCTCGTGCGCATCCTAGCCATCATGGGCTGGTCCTTGCCCACCTTCGTGTTCGGCATCTGGCTCCTCGCCTGGGTCTACGGCGGCCTGGGCCTGTTCGGCATCGGGCGTCTCTCCAACGAGTACCTCATCGAACTCGCCGCCGGCGGGTTCACCCAGTACACCGGCCTCATGACCCTCGATGCCCTCCTGAACGGCCGGCTCGACATCTTCTGGGACGCCCTGATGCACCTCGTCATGCCGGTCCTCACCCTGACCGTGGTCTCCGGCGCGCAGATCATGCGGGTAATGCGCTCGAGCCTCCTGGACGAGCTCGGCAAGGACTACGTGCGCACCGCGCGCGCCAAAGGGCTTTCGGAGCGGGTGGTGAACCTCAAGCACGCGCGGCGCAACGCGCTCATCCCGGTCATCACCCTTGCCGGCCTGATGTTCGCCTTCCTCCTCAACGGGGTGGTCGTCACCGAGACGATCTTCAACTACCCGGGGATCGGCCAGTGGGCCGCCCAGGCCGCCGTGCAGCTCGACGTCCCGGCCGTGCTGGGCTTCGCGATGCTCACGGCGGTCATCGTGGTGTTGGCGAACATCCTGGTGGACATCCTGTACGCCGTGGTGGACCCGCGGATCCGCTACGACTAA
- a CDS encoding ABC transporter substrate-binding protein, which translates to MKQASVKRFLTPLAVAGLALGGAFAASDSDTFVHLTFGNVDTLDPAQAYDTASGYILENIYETLYTYKKGSLTEYEPLLATSYEVSEDGKTYTYTLRKGVKFHSGNEFTCRDVEYSIERLLVTNPADSAGWFYAESLLGVSGNAKDVLGEDASDAEYDAFWEKIDNAVECLDDYTVQFNLVAPDPAFFAKMMYTAASIVDSKWAIEHGAWSGTKADWRDWIGVDLRQFDLHTAASGTGAYRLVKWDGKDVVAERFEDYWGEKPQIKNVLVSVVDEESARIEALRQGDADRITVNDRAVLETQIRGIPGVKVWEDPAWAPAAATAVQFNFNISGQDNPLIGSGKLDGKGIPPDFFTDPDVRKGFAYAIDQDALVDELFLGKAVKLTMPLPPSFLGYDEELPIYNLDLDKAEEHLRKAWGGQVWEKGFELTIAYNTGNTIRQTVAEMIKANIEALNPKFKVNVVGLQWPDFLSKSRDKQLPIAILGWGADYADPDNFIYTFFHTNGFFASRNSFSNPEMDALVEEARTTIDPEKRAELYSRIGQLGYELVPYVTIPVPSPFIVTRDNIEGVYYNPMYSGRFLWKHIVKK; encoded by the coding sequence TTGAAACAAGCCAGCGTAAAGCGGTTCCTCACCCCCCTGGCCGTCGCAGGGCTGGCCTTGGGTGGGGCGTTCGCCGCGAGCGACTCGGACACCTTCGTCCACCTCACCTTCGGGAACGTGGACACCCTAGACCCCGCGCAGGCCTATGACACGGCCTCGGGCTACATCCTGGAGAACATCTACGAGACGCTGTACACCTACAAGAAGGGCAGCCTCACCGAGTACGAGCCGCTCCTCGCGACCTCTTACGAGGTCTCCGAGGACGGGAAGACCTACACCTACACACTCCGCAAAGGGGTCAAGTTCCACAGCGGCAACGAGTTCACCTGCCGCGACGTGGAGTACTCGATCGAGCGCCTGCTCGTGACGAACCCGGCGGACTCGGCGGGCTGGTTCTACGCGGAGTCCCTCCTGGGCGTCTCGGGCAACGCCAAGGACGTGCTGGGCGAGGACGCCTCGGACGCGGAGTACGACGCCTTCTGGGAGAAGATCGACAACGCCGTCGAGTGCTTGGATGACTACACCGTCCAGTTCAACCTGGTCGCGCCCGACCCGGCCTTCTTCGCGAAGATGATGTACACCGCGGCCAGCATCGTGGACAGCAAGTGGGCCATCGAGCACGGGGCTTGGAGCGGGACGAAAGCCGACTGGCGCGACTGGATCGGCGTGGACCTCCGTCAGTTCGACCTCCACACCGCCGCAAGCGGCACCGGCGCGTACCGGCTCGTGAAGTGGGACGGCAAGGACGTCGTCGCCGAGCGCTTCGAGGACTACTGGGGTGAGAAACCCCAGATCAAGAACGTGCTCGTCAGCGTCGTGGACGAGGAGTCCGCCCGCATCGAGGCCCTGCGCCAGGGGGACGCGGACCGCATCACCGTGAACGACCGGGCGGTCCTCGAGACCCAGATCCGCGGCATTCCCGGCGTGAAGGTCTGGGAGGACCCCGCCTGGGCTCCGGCTGCGGCGACCGCGGTGCAGTTCAACTTCAACATCTCGGGGCAGGACAACCCCTTGATCGGCTCCGGCAAGCTGGACGGCAAGGGGATCCCCCCGGACTTCTTCACCGACCCAGACGTGCGTAAGGGATTCGCCTACGCCATCGACCAGGACGCCCTGGTGGACGAGCTCTTCCTCGGCAAGGCCGTGAAGCTCACCATGCCCCTGCCGCCGTCCTTCCTGGGGTACGACGAGGAGCTCCCGATCTACAACCTCGATCTGGATAAGGCCGAGGAGCACCTCCGCAAGGCCTGGGGCGGCCAGGTCTGGGAGAAGGGCTTCGAGCTCACCATCGCCTACAACACCGGCAACACCATCCGCCAGACCGTGGCTGAGATGATCAAGGCCAACATCGAGGCCCTGAACCCCAAGTTCAAGGTGAACGTGGTGGGCCTGCAGTGGCCGGACTTCCTCTCGAAGAGCCGCGACAAGCAGCTGCCCATCGCGATCCTGGGCTGGGGTGCGGACTACGCCGACCCGGATAACTTCATCTACACCTTCTTCCACACCAACGGGTTCTTCGCGAGCCGCAACAGCTTCTCCAACCCCGAGATGGACGCGCTCGTCGAAGAAGCCCGCACCACCATCGATCCCGAGAAACGCGCCGAGCTCTACAGCCGGATCGGGCAGCTGGGCTACGAGCTCGTGCCGTACGTGACCATCCCCGTCCCCTCGCCGTTCATCGTGACGCGGGACAACATCGAGGGCGTCTACTACAACCCGATGTACAGCGGCCGCTTCCTGTGGAAGCACATCGTTAAGAAGTAG
- the menC gene encoding o-succinylbenzoate synthase — MKLEHAELYLVRLPLKFRFETSFGTQTERTLLLLILSGEGLEGYSEGVMEVLPAYREETLAGALHLLETALLPAVLGKDWENPDQLVQALAPFRGNRMAKAVVEMAFWDLWAKSLGFPLYQLLGGVRREVPVGVSLGIQPSLEATLDLVERHLAEGYQRIKLKIKPGWDVQVVAAVRERFPTARLTVDANSAYTLADLPVFRELDRYALDYIEQPLAYDDLVDHAKLQQALTTPLCLDESITSATEARKALELGAGRVINLKVGRVGGHLEARKVHDVAAAWSAPVWCGGMLEAGVGRAHNIHLATLANFTHPGDTSSASRYWAEDIVEEALEAREGWMPVPEGPGIGVTLRRDWIRKRALEVRRVRS; from the coding sequence GTGAAACTCGAGCACGCTGAGCTCTACCTTGTCCGCCTGCCCCTCAAGTTCCGCTTCGAGACCTCGTTCGGCACCCAGACCGAACGCACCCTCCTCCTCCTCATACTCTCAGGGGAAGGACTGGAAGGGTACAGCGAGGGCGTGATGGAGGTCCTGCCCGCTTACCGCGAGGAGACCCTCGCGGGCGCGCTGCACCTTCTGGAGACGGCGTTGCTCCCCGCGGTGCTGGGCAAGGACTGGGAAAACCCGGACCAGCTCGTCCAAGCCCTTGCCCCCTTCCGCGGGAACCGCATGGCCAAGGCCGTGGTGGAGATGGCTTTCTGGGACCTGTGGGCCAAGAGCCTGGGGTTCCCCCTCTACCAGCTCCTCGGCGGGGTTCGCCGCGAGGTGCCGGTAGGGGTCTCCCTCGGCATCCAGCCCTCCCTCGAGGCCACCCTGGACCTGGTAGAACGCCACCTGGCGGAGGGGTACCAGCGGATCAAACTCAAGATCAAGCCCGGCTGGGACGTGCAGGTGGTGGCCGCGGTCCGCGAGCGCTTCCCCACCGCGCGCCTCACGGTGGACGCGAACTCCGCCTACACCCTCGCGGACCTCCCGGTCTTCCGCGAGCTGGACCGGTACGCCCTGGACTACATCGAGCAGCCCCTGGCCTACGACGACCTGGTGGACCACGCGAAGCTCCAGCAAGCCCTCACCACGCCCCTCTGCCTGGACGAATCCATCACCTCCGCCACTGAAGCGCGCAAGGCCCTCGAGCTCGGGGCGGGGCGCGTGATCAACCTGAAGGTAGGACGCGTGGGGGGGCACCTGGAGGCCCGCAAGGTGCACGACGTGGCCGCGGCCTGGAGCGCCCCGGTCTGGTGCGGGGGGATGCTCGAGGCGGGCGTGGGCCGGGCGCACAACATCCACCTCGCGACCCTCGCGAACTTCACCCACCCCGGGGACACCAGCTCCGCAAGCCGGTACTGGGCGGAGGACATCGTGGAGGAGGCGCTGGAGGCGCGGGAAGGGTGGATGCCCGTGCCGGAAGGGCCGGGGATCGGGGTGACGCTGCGCCGCGACTGGATCCGAAAGCGGGCCCTCGAGGTGCGGCGCGTGCGCTCGTGA